The following are from one region of the Ostrinia nubilalis chromosome 28, ilOstNubi1.1, whole genome shotgun sequence genome:
- the LOC135085499 gene encoding zinc finger protein 729-like has product MYQNLLDFVCDYCSRAFTRKYNLQTHIENCHLSASCHCEICNQTFGSPAGLQLHLSRGHNRYGQPSPECDICGNIFARKQNITSHMITVHLQNTSQGIRCGLCEKVFTTEWNLKRHMNQFHNPDVQYPTCNDCNRVFKGKHSLIAHIQATHNISEKGSIKCHLCAKVYTNNRNLKRHIEMYHGEKGEFRCDICPKVYTSNQSLRRHIRTRHYTTDNDEYTCEFCNKVLYGKENLESHTSFFHKQDSNSVDFSDVVSSKSHEFICVSCSKTFEEESQLRRHVKNEHSFKAFYKYCKKSLLKQMNKSKSKNIVFYNCEYCNNSFGSVYEFKDHMRINHDKEYSLSTCNVCFNKFYSKESMVNHKKICLPPANVNPCSHCDKLFTDTSSLEFHTRIFHPQAQIADSNITSTNIEDSTDSNSYKCKHCDRIYYSDRSLKHHIKLKHTTDEAMECEYCGKICSNKYYLASHIKIVHNNDSWSKCDYCEKQFKSKRNIRRHIEYTHLGMQRYKCIECETLFKEKRSLRKHVRTKHPNSVTFPQCHICYKRFESAKSCKIHLKLLHSFNMNTFPCDLCSVSFSSKEALTIHLQTKHLAEDEIYKCEVCNLVFKGQEKFEQHNELCHVNVVPNMKEKILPRCIICIKDFSTRKTLKRHIKKFHDEFDVDELATFGSRRRIFNVDCEECIKKFNDDQHFNLYQKLKHSKESVIFKCESCLASYNSLEYYIQRYKLVNDDAGKGKMILSELCTTEMSDDETSFAGFGSLHEIMEPESTTSDIKEEIVEEEMFVKTEPVSP; this is encoded by the coding sequence ATGTATCAAAACCTTCTAGATTTCGTCTGCGATTACTGCAGTCGCGCGTTCACAAGGAAGTACAACTTGCAAACTCACATCGAGAACTGTCACCTCTCAGCGTCCTGCCACTGCGAGATATGCAACCAGACCTTCGGCAGTCCAGCTGGATTACAGCTCCATTTATCTCGCGGCCACAACCGCTACGGCCAACCGTCCCCAGAATGTGACATCTGCGGAAACATCTTCGCCCGAAAACAAAACATAACATCCCACATGATCACCGTACACCTCCAAAACACAAGCCAGGGTATCCGCTGTGGGCTCTGCGAGAAAGTTTTCACTACAGAGTGGAATTTGAAACGGCATATGAACCAATTCCATAACCCTGATGTTCAGTATCCTACATGCAATGATTGTAATCGGGTCTTCAAAGGGAAGCATTCCCTGATCGCCCATATTCAAGCGACGCATAACATCTCCGAAAAAGGGTCTATAAAATGCCATTTATGCGCTAAAGTGTACACTAACAACAGAAATCTGAAACGACACATCGAAATGTACCATGGCGAGAAAGGGGAATTTCGTTGCGATATATGCCCTAAAGTTTACACGTCTAACCAGAGCTTACGAAGGCACATCCGTACTCGACATTACACCACCGATAATGACGAATACACGTGCGAGTTTTGCAACAAAGTTCTATACGGCAAAGAGAACTTAGAAAGTCACACGTCCTTCTTCCACAAACAAGATTCCAACTCTGTGGACTTCAGCGATGTGGTTTCGAGCAAATCGCACGAGTTCATCTGTGTCTCCTGCTCGAAAACGTTTGAGGAAGAATCTCAGTTGCGCAGGCATGTCAAAAACGAACATTCGTTCAAAGCTTTTTATAAGTACTGCAAGAAGTCGCTACTGAAGCAAATGAATAAGTCTAAGAGCAAAAACATTGTGTTTTATAACTGCGAGTACTGCAACAACTCTTTTGGCAGCGTCTACGAATTCAAAGACCATATGAGGATCAATCATGACAAAGAATATTCTCTGTCCACGTGCAACGTCTGTTTCAATAAGTTCTACAGCAAAGAATCGATGGTGAATCACAAGAAGATATGTCTGCCGCCGGCGAACGTAAACCCTTGCAGCCACTGCGACAAGCTATTCACAGATACATCCAGCTTAGAGTTCCACACACGCATCTTCCACCCACAAGCTCAAATTGCTGATTCAAATATCACATCTACGAACATAGAGGATTCAACCGACAGCAATTCGTATAAGTGCAAGCATTGCGACCGCATCTACTACAGCGACAGATCGCTAAAGCATCATATTAAGCTAAAACACACCACAGATGAGGCAATGGAGTGTGAATACTGTGGAAAAATATGCAGCAACAAATATTATTTAGCGTCGCATATAAAAATCGTGCACAACAACGATTCGTGGTCGAAATGCGACTACTGCGAGAAACAATTCAAATCTAAAAGGAATATCCGCAGGCATATTGAGTACACGCATCTCGGCATGCAGAGGTACAAATGCATCGAGTGTGAGACGCTGTTCAAAGAGAAAAGGAGTCTCAGGAAACACGTGCGAACCAAGCATCCAAACTCGGTTACGTTTCCGCAGTGCCACATTTGCTATAAGAGATTCGAATCGGCCAAATCCTGCAAGATTCATCTGAAACTGTTGCATTCGTTCAACATGAACACATTTCCTTgtgatttgtgttcagtatcgtTCAGTTCGAAAGAAGCGCTCACGATTCATTTACAAACGAAGCACTTGGCCGAGGATGAGATTTACAAATGTGAGGTCTGCAATTTGGTGTTCAAAGGCCAAGAGAAGTTTGAGCAACATAACGAGTTGTGCCACGTGAACGTCGTGCCTAATATGAAGGAAAAGATCCTGCCACGTTGCATTATCTGCATAAAAGACTTCAGCACTAGAAAGACTCTGAAAAGACACATTAAGAAGTTCCACGACGAATTCGACGTCGACGAACTTGCTACTTTTGGCTCTCGACGTAGAATTTTCAATGTGGACTGCGAAGaatgtataaaaaagttcaacgACGATCAGCACTTTAATCTGTATCAGAAGTTGAAGCATTCGAAAGAGTCTGTTATATTTAAATGCGAATCTTGTCTGGCTTCATATAACTCGTTGGAGTATTACATCCAAAGGTATAAACTGGTCAATGATGACGCTGGAAAGGGTAAAATGATTCTCAGTGAGCTGTGCACGACAGAAATGAGCGATGATGAAACGTCTTTCGCGGGTTTTGGGTCTTTGCATGAAATTATGGAACCGGAAAGTACGACAAGTGATATCAAAGAAGAGATTGTGGAAGAAGAAATGTTTGTAAAGACTGAACCGGTGTCTCCTTAG
- the LOC135085555 gene encoding RNA-binding protein 48: protein MDSENAERELLLPHHEQQSLCTTRLPYRQGRKLTAVKVYTVNNESNHLLVFGVPSLNLRQEAKALFAKFGKLLQFNISKDHAAEVFTETYHVLFEKIQSARLAKRMLDTKNFYGGSLHICYAPELEDVSETRSKLLQRQKDVIFRLKNLQKPTNIKKTLLEKVTEMTVEHVTADDTKKLNMGDINTINLENNTLKRKKNQPKPAQEKHYKPCFLPSDSKASKLSKKSSKNHNNDVKEQSNLKNSDFRLHNDIEIIDCTSADLETVTNINESPQDLGNIEIDGQSNKISLNDQLNYNNFGNEDIRKVPSKSVNKIKFSLNKR, encoded by the exons ATGGACAGTGAAAATGCAGAAAGAGAGTTATTGCTACCTCACCACGAACAACAGTCGCTGTGTACCACGCGTTTGCCGTATAGACAAGGCCGAAAATTAACTGCTGTTAAG GTATACACTGTCAATAACGAGTCCAATCACCTGCTAGTGTTCGGAGTGCCATCTCTAAACCTTCGCCAGGAAGCCAAAGCGTTATTCGCAAAGTTTGGTAAACTTTTGCAATTCAACATCAGCAAAGATCATGCGGCTGAAGTGTTTACGGAGACGTACCATGTTTTGTTCGAGAAGATACAGTCGGCAAGATTAGCAAAACGTATGTTAGACACAAAGAATTTCTACGGAGGCTCTCTGCACATTTGTTACGCACCTGAGTTGGAAGATGTCAGTGAAACCCGCAGCAAATTGTTGCAGCGACAAAAAGATGTAATATTCCGGCTGAAAAATCTTCAAAAACCaacaaatattaagaaaacGTTACTTGAAAAAGTTACAGAAATGACTGTTGAACATGTTACAGCAGATGataccaaaaaattaaacatgGGTGATATTAACACTataaatttagaaaataataccCTGAAAAGGAAGAAAAATCAACCAAAGCCAGCTCAAGAGAAACATTACAAGCCCTGTTTTTTACCGAGTGATTCCAAAGCTTCCAAATTGAGTAAAAAGTCTAGTAAGAATCACAATAATGATGTTAAAGaacaaagtaatttaaaaaatagtgaCTTTAGACTACATAATGATATAGAAATCATAGATTGTACTTCAGCGGACTTGGAAACTGTTACTAACATTAACGAAAGCCCCCAAGACTTAGGCAATATTGAAATAGACGGACAGAgcaataaaataagtttaaatgatcaattgaattataataattttggtAATGAAGATATAAGAAAAGTCCCCTCCAAATCTGTAAATAAGATTAAGTTTAGTTTAAATAAAAGATGA
- the LOC135085236 gene encoding zinc finger protein 431-like, with product MSNIKVCRICLGHNTPMYTVTATNLHEFYEKNTNKPLKTDEELSVACYICYHLLKKCYRFIQCAIKANEVLQKISNDGTEITEKAIALIDKPHSFRIFQNTPIDCVVSTEVEENIEVPIVKDEHLDIKREPALDTTSLAEDEKDIIEPPLPDDSQSFTDSEDDVPLKCISRKTETQVKNKRPTKAIRPIKKVKKAPALIDAREIVLSLEEQRAQLLARAQSLNYLHSPHRCTLCYKGFVDLKAYENHKEKHDERSGPFECEICRMRYRTSRHLRTHVHTCHGRQYACNKCAHRSHTANQAREHEKWHNGYTYECQLCSQKFRKPTSYLTHMRKRHPTEHVCNICGDSFVGRHGLLMHRSHLFSIGGKPTSYLTHMRKRHPTEHVCNICGDSFVGRHGLLMKPTSYLTHMRKRHPTEHVCNICGDSFVGRHGLGLKIYFLLRKPTSYLTHMRKRHPTEHVCNICGDSFVGRHGLLMHKSKAHRLQEKPTPEQEPKFCADCNIQFVSLDAWKRHIMSSAKHAVATDASTLCHACDTRVPGSKLREHLRSHEAERERAPPNTAANVRAAPRAPCSQCGANFVNRSKLQAHIKRIHLGVKYNKNIVCEVCGKKCTSNASLKYHQRTHTGERPFACSHCGKRFADNNQRRIHVRTHTGERPYCCAACGKRFSQKPALNRHYRVHTGAKPYDCQFCAKTFSQSNSLKLHVNTVHLKIPRAVKKQPAAADA from the exons atgagcAATATTAAAGTTTGCAGAATATGTTTAGGTCACAATACCCCTATGTACACGGTAACCGCTACAAATTTACACGAGTTTTACGAGAAAAATACGAATAAACCA CTCAAAACTGACGAAGAACTGTCCGTAGCATGCTACATCTGCTACCATTTGCTGAAGAAGTGTTACAGATTCATACAATGCGCAATAAAAGCAAACGAAGTGCTACAGAAAATATCGAATGACGGGACTGAG ATAACAGAAAAAGCCATAGCGCTCATAGACAAGCCCCATTCATTTCGAATTTTCCAAAACACTCCAATTGATTGCGTGGTTTCTACGGAAGTCGAAGAGAATATTGAGGTGCCGATTGTGAAAGACGAACACTTAGATATTAAAAGAGAACCGGCCTTAGACACAACGTCATTGGCAGAGGATGAAAAAGATATTATAg AGCCACCGCTACCAGACGATTCCCAAAGCTTCACGGACTCGGAGGACGATGTGCCTCTAAAATGCATCAGCAGGAAGACTGAAACACAGGTCAAGAATAAACGACCTACTAAGGCTATAAGACcgattaaaaaagttaaaaagg CCCCAGCTCTCATCGATGCTCGCGAGATAGTCCTATCTCTAGAAGAACAGCGAGCTCAGTTGCTCGCGCGAGCTCAATCGCTCAACTACTTGCATTCGCCGCACCGCTGTACTTTATGCTACAAGGGATTTGTAGATCTGAAGGCATATGAGAACCACAAGGAGAAGCATGACGAG CGTAGCGGCCCCTTCGAGTGCGAGATATGTCGCATGCGCTACCGCACGTCGAGACACCTCCGCACACACGTGCACACGTGTCATGGCCGCCAGTACGCGTGCAACAAATGCGCGCACCGCTCGCACACCGC TAATCAAGCTAGAGAGCACGAGAAATGGCACAACGGATACACTTATGAGTGTCAGCTGTGCAGTCAAAAGTTCAG GAAACCCACCTCATACCTCACGCACATGCGCAAGCGACACCCGACGGAGCACGTGTGCAATATATGCGGCGACAGCTTCGTGGGACGCCACGGCCTGCTGATGCACAGGagtcatttattttctattgGGGG GAAACCAACGTCATACCTCACGCACATGCGCAAGCGACACCCGACGGAGCACGTGTGCAATATATGCGGCGACAGCTTCGTGGGACGCCACGGGCTGTTGAT GAAACCCACCTCATACCTCACTCACATGCGCAAGCGACACCCGACGGAGCACGTGTGCAATATATGCGGCGACAGCTTCGTGGGACGCCACGGACT GGGGTTGAAAATATACTTTCTCCTCAGGAAACCCACCTCATACCTCACGCACATGCGCAAGCGACACCCGACGGAGCACGTGTGCAATATATGCGGCGACAGCTTCGTGGGACGCCACGGGCTGTTGATGCATAAGAGTAAAGCGCATCGGTTGCAGGAG AAGCCCACTCCAGAGCAAGAACCAAAGTTTTGTGCGGACTGCAACATACAGTTCGTGTCTTTGGACGCTTGGAAACGCCACATCATGAGCTCAGCCAAGCATGCGGTGGCCACTGATGCTAG CACTTTGTGTCACGCGTGCGACACGCGCGTCCCGGGCTCAAAGCTGCGCGAGCATTTGCGCTCGCACGAGGCTGAGCGCGAGCGCGCGCCGCCGAACACCGCCGCGAATGttcgcgccgcgccgcgcgctcCCTGCTCTCAG TGCGGAGCAAACTTCGTGAACCGCTCGAAGCTGCAGGCGCATATAAAGAGGATCCATTTGGGAGTCAAATACAACAAAAACATCGTCTGCGAAGTGTGCGGGAAGAAGTGCACC TCCAACGCCTCGCTAAAGTACCACCAGCGTACTCACACGGGCGAGCGGCCGTTCGCCTGTTCACACTGCGGGAAGCGATTCGCCGACAACAACCAGCGGCGGATACACGTGCG gaCACATACCGGCGAGCGACCGTATTGCTGCGCGGCGTGTGGAAAGAGATTCAGCCAGAAACCAGCGCTTAACAGGCACTACCGG GTACACACGGGGGCGAAGCCCTACGACTGCCAGTTCTGCGCGAAGACCTTCAGCCAGTCCAACTCTCTGAAGCTCCACGTTAATACTGTACACTTGAAGATACCACGCGCGGTCAAGAAACAACCCGCGGCGGCTGATGCTTAG